In the Lepisosteus oculatus isolate fLepOcu1 chromosome 6, fLepOcu1.hap2, whole genome shotgun sequence genome, one interval contains:
- the LOC102695344 gene encoding NEDD4-like E3 ubiquitin-protein ligase WWP1 isoform X1 has translation MATASTRSDSSNRHNGRSQLHTTVSSAKLKRKKNWFGTAIYVEVATDGEAKKTAKSNSSSNPKWDERLTLNVTPHTKLDFKVWSHHTLKADVLLGKATLDINQVLELHERKLENVREVLKLTLENKSGVIPTGELTVILDGLALDQDSLPNGNTDLTKVQQNGNAIHENGGETSTRARSSSTSGSSSGVDSQAPSTSSGQSVSVFVNGDGTSSPLHGTTSPGNTPAPKPSDTETTDRTVNGDIPGCTPAMQDVLPSAGCLAGGCDAATSTPVVNPAPAPSPPPPVPESPPMVATSGGAQAPSSSTSVSEARANSSSAAEGGKPRQQTGSASTDPLPPGWEQRKDLHGRTYYVDHNTRTTTWERPQPLPPGWERRVDDRGRIYYVDHNTRTTTWQRPTMESVRNFEQWQSQRSQLQGAMHQFNQRYLYSASMMSAENDPLGPLPPGWERRVDSNDRVYFVNHNTKTTQWEDPRTQGLQNEDPLPEGWEIRYTREGVRYFVDHNTRTTTFSDPRTGKSSVTKGPQIAYERSFRWKLAHFRYLCQSNALPSHVKITVSRQTLFEDSFQQIMALKPYDLRRRLYVIFRGEEGLDYGGLAREWFFLLSHEVLNPMYCLFEYAGKSNYCLQINPASTINPDHLSYFCFIGRFIAMALFHGKFIDTGFSLPFYKRMLNKKLTIKDLESIDPEFYNSLIWIRDNNIEECGLEMYFSVDMEILGKVTSHDLKAGGTNLLVTEENKEEYIGLMAEWRFSRGVEEQTKAFLDGFNEVVPLQWLQYFDEKELEVMLCGMQEVDLQDWQRNTVYRHYTRNSKQIIWFWQFVKEVDNEVRLRLMQFVTGTCRLPLGGFAELMGSNGPQKFCIEKVGKDTWLPRSHTCFNRLDLPPYKSYEQLKEKLLFAIEETEGFGQE, from the exons ATGGCCACAGCCTCGACCAGGTCAGACAGCAGTAATCGTCACAATGGGAGATCACAGCTACACACAACTG TTTCCTCTGCCAAACTCAAGAGGAAGAAGAACTGGTTTGGAACTGCTATCTATGTGGAGGTAGCTACGGATGGAGAGGCCAAGAAAACTGCAAAATCAAACAGTTCTTCTAATCCAAAGTGGGACGAACGCTTGACGCT gaaTGTAACACCACACACCAAATTGGACTTTAAAGTATGGAGCCATCATACCCTGAAAGCCGATGTTCTGTTAGGAAAAGCCACTCTAGACATTAACCAGGTCTTGGAGCTACATGAACGAAAAT TGGAGAATGTCAGAGAGGTCCTGAAGCTCACCCTGGAAAACAAGAGTGGAGTGATCCCCACAGGGGAGCTGACAGTTATACTCGATGGCTTGGCCCTCGATCAGGATTCACTGCCCAATGGCAATACAGACTTGACCA AAGTTCAGCAGAATGGTAACGCTATTCATGAAAATGGAGGTGAAACTTCTACAAGGGCTCGATCAAG TTCTACCAGTGGCAGCTCCAGTGGAGTAGACAGTCAGGCACCTTCCACATCTTCTGGGCAGAGTGTCTCAGTATTCGTAAATGGAGATGGCACTTCTTCTCCCTTGCACGGGACAACCAGCCCTGGAAACACCCCAGCTCCAAAGCCGTCAGACACTGAGACAACTGACAGGACAG TAAATGGTGATATTCCTGGCTGTACTCCTGCCATGCAAGATGTGCTACCTTCTGCTGGCTGTTTGGCAGGTGGCTGTGATGCTGCCACATCTACTCCAGTAGTGAATCCTGCACCAGCTCCCTCACCGCCACCCCCTGTGCCTGAGAGCCCTCCAATGGTGGCAACAAGTGGTGGTGCCCAAGCTCCCTCTTCCTCCACGTCGGTCAGCGAGGCCAGGGCCAACAGCAGCAGTGCAGCAGAGGGAGGAAAACCCAGACAGCAGACAGGCAGTGCCAGCACAGATCCCCTTCCACCTGG GTGGGAGCAGAGGAAAGACTTGCATGGCAGGACCTACTATGTTGACCACAACACGAGAACCACAACATGGGAGAGACCACAGCCGTTACCGCCAGG CTGGGAGAGACGAGTGGATGACAGAGGAAGAATCTACTATGTAGATCACAACACCCGAACAACCACTTGGCAGCGCCCTACAATGGAGTCTGTCCGCAACTTTGAGCAATGGCAGTCACAGCGCAGCCAGCTGCAAGGAGCTATGCACCAGTTCAACCAACGATACCTCTACTCG GCCTCAATGATGTCAGCAGAAAATGATCCATTGGGTCCTCTGCCTCCAGGCTGGG AGCGACGGGTGGACTCTAACGACCGGGTATACTTTGTGAACCATAACACCAAAACCACACAGTGGGAGGACCCTCGCACTCAAGG GTTGCAGAATGAGGATCCACTTCCTGAAGGCTGGGAGATCAGGTACACTCGGGAGGGGGTGCGTTACTTTGTGGATCACAACACCAGGACAACCACCTTCAGTGACCCCCGCACCGGCAAGTCCTCTGT CACCAAAGGCCCACAGATCGCATATGAACGCAGCTTTAGGTGGAAACTGGCCCACTTCCGCTATTTATGCCAG TCTAATGCACTGCCCAGCCATGTAAAAATCACTGTGTCCCGACAGACATTGTTTGAAGACTCTTTTCAGCAG ATTATGGCCCTGAAGCCTTATGACCTGCGGAGGAGGCTATATGTCATATTCAGGGGAGAGGAGGGGTTAGACTATGGAGGACTGGCACG agagTGGTTCTTTCTGCTTTCCCACGAGGTGCTGAATCCCATGTACTGCCTGTTTGAGTACGCAGGCAAGAGCAACTACTGCCTGCAGATCAACCCAGCGTCCACCATAAACCCTGACCATCTGTCCTACTTCTGCTTCATTGGTCGTTTCATCGCCATG GCACTGTTTCATGGTAAATTCATTGACACAGGGTTTTCCCTGCCATTCTATAAGCGCATGTTGAACAAGAAGCTCACAATCAAAGATCTGGAATCCATCGACCCAGAGTTTTACAACTCTCTTATCTGGATAAG GGACAACAACATTGAGGAGTGCGgattggaaatgtatttttcggTGGACATGGAAATTCTGGGAAAAGTTACCTCACATGATCTGAAGGCAGGTGGTACAAATCTGCTGGTGACGGAGGAGAACAAGGAGGAATACATTGG GCTGATGGCAGAGTGGCGCTTTTCCCGGGGAGTGGAAGAACAAACCAAAGCATTTTTGGACGGCTTTAATGAAGTGGTGCCTCTACAGTGGCTACAGTACTTTGATGAAAAGGAGCTGGAG GTGATGCTGTGCGGAATGCAGGAGGTGGACTTGCAGGACTGGCAGAGAAACACAGTCTATCGCCACTAcaccagaaacagcaaacaGATCATCTGGTTCTGGCAG TTTGTGAAGGAGGTGGATAATGAGGTTCGTCTCCGACTGATGCAGTTTGTCACGGGCACCTGCAGGCTACCTCTTGGGGGTTTTGCTGAGCTGATGG GGAGCAATGGTCCTCAGAAATTCTGCATTGAGAAGGTGGGAAAAGACACATGGCTGCCCAGGAGCCATACATG tttcaaCCGACTAGACCTGCCTCCATATAAAAGCTATGAGCAGCTGAAGGAGAAGCTCCTGTTTGCCATTGAAGAGACAGAAGGGTTTGGCCAAGAGTAG
- the LOC102695344 gene encoding NEDD4-like E3 ubiquitin-protein ligase WWP1 isoform X2: MATASTRSDSSNRHNGRSQLHTTVSSAKLKRKKNWFGTAIYVEVATDGEAKKTAKSNSSSNPKWDERLTLNVTPHTKLDFKVWSHHTLKADVLLGKATLDINQVLELHERKLENVREVLKLTLENKSGVIPTGELTVILDGLALDQDSLPNGNTDLTIQQNGNAIHENGGETSTRARSSSTSGSSSGVDSQAPSTSSGQSVSVFVNGDGTSSPLHGTTSPGNTPAPKPSDTETTDRTVNGDIPGCTPAMQDVLPSAGCLAGGCDAATSTPVVNPAPAPSPPPPVPESPPMVATSGGAQAPSSSTSVSEARANSSSAAEGGKPRQQTGSASTDPLPPGWEQRKDLHGRTYYVDHNTRTTTWERPQPLPPGWERRVDDRGRIYYVDHNTRTTTWQRPTMESVRNFEQWQSQRSQLQGAMHQFNQRYLYSASMMSAENDPLGPLPPGWERRVDSNDRVYFVNHNTKTTQWEDPRTQGLQNEDPLPEGWEIRYTREGVRYFVDHNTRTTTFSDPRTGKSSVTKGPQIAYERSFRWKLAHFRYLCQSNALPSHVKITVSRQTLFEDSFQQIMALKPYDLRRRLYVIFRGEEGLDYGGLAREWFFLLSHEVLNPMYCLFEYAGKSNYCLQINPASTINPDHLSYFCFIGRFIAMALFHGKFIDTGFSLPFYKRMLNKKLTIKDLESIDPEFYNSLIWIRDNNIEECGLEMYFSVDMEILGKVTSHDLKAGGTNLLVTEENKEEYIGLMAEWRFSRGVEEQTKAFLDGFNEVVPLQWLQYFDEKELEVMLCGMQEVDLQDWQRNTVYRHYTRNSKQIIWFWQFVKEVDNEVRLRLMQFVTGTCRLPLGGFAELMGSNGPQKFCIEKVGKDTWLPRSHTCFNRLDLPPYKSYEQLKEKLLFAIEETEGFGQE, from the exons ATGGCCACAGCCTCGACCAGGTCAGACAGCAGTAATCGTCACAATGGGAGATCACAGCTACACACAACTG TTTCCTCTGCCAAACTCAAGAGGAAGAAGAACTGGTTTGGAACTGCTATCTATGTGGAGGTAGCTACGGATGGAGAGGCCAAGAAAACTGCAAAATCAAACAGTTCTTCTAATCCAAAGTGGGACGAACGCTTGACGCT gaaTGTAACACCACACACCAAATTGGACTTTAAAGTATGGAGCCATCATACCCTGAAAGCCGATGTTCTGTTAGGAAAAGCCACTCTAGACATTAACCAGGTCTTGGAGCTACATGAACGAAAAT TGGAGAATGTCAGAGAGGTCCTGAAGCTCACCCTGGAAAACAAGAGTGGAGTGATCCCCACAGGGGAGCTGACAGTTATACTCGATGGCTTGGCCCTCGATCAGGATTCACTGCCCAATGGCAATACAGACTTGACCA TTCAGCAGAATGGTAACGCTATTCATGAAAATGGAGGTGAAACTTCTACAAGGGCTCGATCAAG TTCTACCAGTGGCAGCTCCAGTGGAGTAGACAGTCAGGCACCTTCCACATCTTCTGGGCAGAGTGTCTCAGTATTCGTAAATGGAGATGGCACTTCTTCTCCCTTGCACGGGACAACCAGCCCTGGAAACACCCCAGCTCCAAAGCCGTCAGACACTGAGACAACTGACAGGACAG TAAATGGTGATATTCCTGGCTGTACTCCTGCCATGCAAGATGTGCTACCTTCTGCTGGCTGTTTGGCAGGTGGCTGTGATGCTGCCACATCTACTCCAGTAGTGAATCCTGCACCAGCTCCCTCACCGCCACCCCCTGTGCCTGAGAGCCCTCCAATGGTGGCAACAAGTGGTGGTGCCCAAGCTCCCTCTTCCTCCACGTCGGTCAGCGAGGCCAGGGCCAACAGCAGCAGTGCAGCAGAGGGAGGAAAACCCAGACAGCAGACAGGCAGTGCCAGCACAGATCCCCTTCCACCTGG GTGGGAGCAGAGGAAAGACTTGCATGGCAGGACCTACTATGTTGACCACAACACGAGAACCACAACATGGGAGAGACCACAGCCGTTACCGCCAGG CTGGGAGAGACGAGTGGATGACAGAGGAAGAATCTACTATGTAGATCACAACACCCGAACAACCACTTGGCAGCGCCCTACAATGGAGTCTGTCCGCAACTTTGAGCAATGGCAGTCACAGCGCAGCCAGCTGCAAGGAGCTATGCACCAGTTCAACCAACGATACCTCTACTCG GCCTCAATGATGTCAGCAGAAAATGATCCATTGGGTCCTCTGCCTCCAGGCTGGG AGCGACGGGTGGACTCTAACGACCGGGTATACTTTGTGAACCATAACACCAAAACCACACAGTGGGAGGACCCTCGCACTCAAGG GTTGCAGAATGAGGATCCACTTCCTGAAGGCTGGGAGATCAGGTACACTCGGGAGGGGGTGCGTTACTTTGTGGATCACAACACCAGGACAACCACCTTCAGTGACCCCCGCACCGGCAAGTCCTCTGT CACCAAAGGCCCACAGATCGCATATGAACGCAGCTTTAGGTGGAAACTGGCCCACTTCCGCTATTTATGCCAG TCTAATGCACTGCCCAGCCATGTAAAAATCACTGTGTCCCGACAGACATTGTTTGAAGACTCTTTTCAGCAG ATTATGGCCCTGAAGCCTTATGACCTGCGGAGGAGGCTATATGTCATATTCAGGGGAGAGGAGGGGTTAGACTATGGAGGACTGGCACG agagTGGTTCTTTCTGCTTTCCCACGAGGTGCTGAATCCCATGTACTGCCTGTTTGAGTACGCAGGCAAGAGCAACTACTGCCTGCAGATCAACCCAGCGTCCACCATAAACCCTGACCATCTGTCCTACTTCTGCTTCATTGGTCGTTTCATCGCCATG GCACTGTTTCATGGTAAATTCATTGACACAGGGTTTTCCCTGCCATTCTATAAGCGCATGTTGAACAAGAAGCTCACAATCAAAGATCTGGAATCCATCGACCCAGAGTTTTACAACTCTCTTATCTGGATAAG GGACAACAACATTGAGGAGTGCGgattggaaatgtatttttcggTGGACATGGAAATTCTGGGAAAAGTTACCTCACATGATCTGAAGGCAGGTGGTACAAATCTGCTGGTGACGGAGGAGAACAAGGAGGAATACATTGG GCTGATGGCAGAGTGGCGCTTTTCCCGGGGAGTGGAAGAACAAACCAAAGCATTTTTGGACGGCTTTAATGAAGTGGTGCCTCTACAGTGGCTACAGTACTTTGATGAAAAGGAGCTGGAG GTGATGCTGTGCGGAATGCAGGAGGTGGACTTGCAGGACTGGCAGAGAAACACAGTCTATCGCCACTAcaccagaaacagcaaacaGATCATCTGGTTCTGGCAG TTTGTGAAGGAGGTGGATAATGAGGTTCGTCTCCGACTGATGCAGTTTGTCACGGGCACCTGCAGGCTACCTCTTGGGGGTTTTGCTGAGCTGATGG GGAGCAATGGTCCTCAGAAATTCTGCATTGAGAAGGTGGGAAAAGACACATGGCTGCCCAGGAGCCATACATG tttcaaCCGACTAGACCTGCCTCCATATAAAAGCTATGAGCAGCTGAAGGAGAAGCTCCTGTTTGCCATTGAAGAGACAGAAGGGTTTGGCCAAGAGTAG